From Afipia carboxidovorans OM5, one genomic window encodes:
- the glmU gene encoding bifunctional UDP-N-acetylglucosamine diphosphorylase/glucosamine-1-phosphate N-acetyltransferase GlmU produces MTDRSSLTLVLAAGEGTRMRSSRPKVLHEVAGRSLLANVLLAAPAGKQDRLAVVVGPDHQAVADEARKLRPEAQMFVQSERKGTAHAVLAAREAIAGGADDLLVVFGDTPLVTAETFARLQAALTGDVAIVVLGFRAKDPAGYGRLLVQGNELIAIREQADASEAERKVDLCNAGMMAFAGKSALTILERIGNANSKGEYYLTDAIGIAREMGLRAAVIETDEDEVRGINTKAQLAEAETVMQARLRRQAMEAGVTLVAPETVFLSADTTFGRDVVIEPFVVIGPGVSIDDGAVIHSFSHVTQSSIGKKVSIGPYARIRPGTSLGEGVRIGNFVETKAAVLESGVKVNHLSYVGDAHVGTNANIGAGTIMCNYDGFDKHRTEVGAGAFVGSNSSLVAPVKIGAGSYIGSGSVITREVPEDALVVERNEQVTRPGWAKRYRERKAEMKKPKT; encoded by the coding sequence ATGACCGACCGATCGAGCCTCACCCTTGTCCTTGCCGCCGGCGAGGGAACGCGGATGCGCTCCTCGCGGCCGAAGGTCCTGCATGAGGTTGCGGGCCGGTCTCTGCTCGCCAATGTGCTGCTCGCCGCACCCGCAGGCAAGCAAGATCGTCTTGCGGTTGTGGTCGGGCCGGATCATCAGGCGGTCGCCGACGAGGCGCGCAAGCTGCGCCCGGAGGCTCAGATGTTTGTCCAGAGCGAGCGCAAGGGGACCGCCCATGCGGTGCTGGCCGCGCGAGAGGCGATCGCCGGCGGCGCTGATGATCTTCTGGTCGTGTTTGGCGATACCCCGCTCGTGACGGCCGAGACATTCGCGCGTTTGCAGGCCGCGCTTACAGGTGATGTGGCCATCGTGGTGCTCGGCTTCCGTGCCAAGGACCCGGCCGGCTACGGGCGACTGCTGGTGCAGGGCAATGAGCTCATTGCCATTCGTGAGCAGGCCGATGCGAGCGAGGCTGAACGCAAGGTCGATCTCTGCAACGCGGGCATGATGGCGTTCGCGGGCAAGTCCGCACTCACGATTCTTGAGCGGATCGGCAATGCCAACAGCAAGGGCGAGTACTATCTGACGGATGCAATCGGCATTGCGCGCGAGATGGGATTGCGCGCGGCCGTTATCGAAACCGATGAGGATGAAGTGCGCGGCATCAACACCAAGGCTCAACTGGCCGAAGCCGAAACCGTGATGCAGGCACGGTTGCGGCGGCAGGCGATGGAGGCGGGCGTCACGCTGGTTGCACCGGAGACGGTGTTTCTCTCTGCCGACACGACCTTCGGCCGCGATGTGGTGATCGAACCGTTCGTGGTGATCGGCCCCGGCGTCAGCATCGACGACGGCGCGGTGATCCACTCGTTCTCCCATGTGACGCAATCGTCGATCGGCAAGAAGGTTTCGATCGGACCCTACGCGCGCATCCGTCCCGGCACCTCGCTCGGCGAGGGCGTGCGAATCGGCAATTTCGTGGAGACCAAGGCCGCCGTGCTCGAGAGCGGCGTGAAGGTCAATCACCTCTCTTATGTCGGCGACGCCCATGTCGGCACCAACGCCAACATCGGTGCGGGCACAATCATGTGCAACTATGACGGCTTCGACAAACACCGCACAGAGGTGGGAGCGGGCGCGTTCGTCGGCTCGAACTCCTCGCTGGTCGCGCCGGTGAAGATCGGCGCAGGCTCCTATATCGGCTCCGGCTCCGTCATCACTCGCGAGGTGCCGGAAGATGCGCTGGTGGTCGAGCGCAACGAGCAGGTGACGCGGCCAGGTTGGGCCAAACGTTACCGCGAGCGCAAGGCCGAGATGAAGAAGCCCAAGACGTGA
- the glmS gene encoding glutamine--fructose-6-phosphate transaminase (isomerizing), protein MCGIVGILGRQPVADLLVDALKRLEYRGYDSAGVATLEGSHIERRRAEGKLRNLESRLKASPLLGRVGIGHTRWATHGKPTENNAHPHASGNVAVVHNGIIENYRELRAALEREGAKFDSETDTEVVAHLVNSYLAKGFTPQDAVKEALPRLRGAFALAFVFEGEDDLMIGARKGSPLAIGYGDGEMYLGSDAIALAPFTDDISYLEDGDWVVLTRERATIFNEANAPVTREVLKSGASTFMVDKANYRHFMAKEIHEQPEVVGHTLARYVNMATDQVALPAELPFDFSKIGRVSITACGTASYAGFVAKYWFERFARLPVEIDVASEFRYREAPLRKGDLAIFISQSGETADTLAALRYAKAQGLHTISVVNVTTSTIARESETVLPTLAGPEIGVASTKAFTCQLMVLAAIAIAAGKARGELSDEDETKLVQALVEVPRLMSAALALEPQIEKLARDIAKSRDVLYLGRGTSYPLALEGALKLKEISYIHAEGYAAGELKHGPIALIDETMPVVVIAPYDRVFEKTVSNMQEVAARGGRIVLMTDAHGAREATVESLETIVLPDMPATVTPLVYAVPVQLLAYHTAVIMGTDVDQPRNLAKSVTVE, encoded by the coding sequence ATGTGCGGCATTGTCGGAATTCTGGGTCGCCAGCCGGTGGCGGACCTTCTGGTGGATGCGTTGAAGCGGCTGGAATATCGCGGTTATGATTCCGCAGGCGTCGCCACGCTGGAAGGCTCGCATATCGAGCGTCGCCGCGCCGAGGGCAAGCTCCGGAATCTCGAGTCCCGGCTGAAAGCCTCGCCGCTGCTCGGCCGCGTCGGCATCGGCCATACCCGCTGGGCCACGCATGGCAAGCCGACGGAAAACAACGCGCATCCGCATGCGAGCGGCAACGTCGCCGTCGTCCATAACGGCATTATCGAGAATTATCGCGAGCTGCGTGCCGCGCTTGAGCGTGAAGGTGCGAAATTCGACAGCGAGACCGACACCGAAGTCGTTGCGCATCTCGTTAATTCCTATCTCGCAAAAGGCTTCACGCCGCAGGACGCGGTGAAGGAAGCGCTGCCGCGACTGCGCGGTGCGTTCGCGCTCGCCTTCGTGTTCGAGGGTGAGGACGATCTGATGATCGGTGCACGCAAGGGCTCGCCGCTCGCGATCGGTTATGGTGATGGCGAGATGTATCTCGGCTCCGACGCGATCGCGCTTGCGCCGTTCACCGACGACATCAGCTATCTGGAAGACGGCGACTGGGTGGTGCTGACGCGTGAGCGCGCGACCATCTTCAACGAAGCGAATGCGCCGGTCACCCGCGAGGTGCTGAAGTCCGGCGCCTCGACCTTCATGGTCGACAAGGCGAACTACCGCCACTTCATGGCGAAGGAAATCCACGAACAGCCCGAGGTCGTGGGTCACACGCTCGCGCGCTACGTCAATATGGCGACCGATCAGGTCGCACTGCCCGCCGAACTGCCGTTTGATTTCTCCAAGATCGGCCGCGTCTCCATCACCGCTTGCGGCACCGCGAGCTATGCGGGCTTCGTTGCCAAATACTGGTTCGAGCGCTTTGCGCGGCTGCCGGTCGAAATCGATGTGGCGTCAGAATTCCGCTACCGCGAAGCGCCGCTGCGCAAGGGCGACCTTGCGATCTTCATTTCGCAGTCGGGTGAGACCGCCGACACGCTTGCCGCACTGCGCTACGCCAAGGCGCAGGGGCTGCACACAATCTCCGTCGTCAACGTCACCACGTCGACCATCGCGCGTGAGAGCGAAACTGTATTGCCGACGCTGGCGGGTCCTGAGATCGGCGTTGCCTCCACCAAGGCATTCACTTGTCAGTTGATGGTGCTCGCGGCCATCGCCATTGCCGCCGGCAAGGCGCGTGGCGAATTGAGCGACGAGGACGAGACGAAACTCGTGCAGGCACTCGTTGAGGTGCCGCGCCTGATGAGCGCCGCGCTCGCGCTCGAGCCGCAGATCGAAAAGCTCGCGCGCGATATCGCGAAGTCGCGCGACGTGCTCTATCTCGGTCGCGGCACGAGCTATCCGCTCGCGCTCGAAGGTGCACTGAAGCTGAAAGAAATTTCCTATATTCACGCCGAGGGCTATGCCGCCGGCGAACTGAAGCACGGCCCGATCGCGTTGATCGACGAGACAATGCCCGTGGTGGTGATCGCGCCTTACGACCGCGTGTTCGAGAAGACGGTTTCCAACATGCAGGAGGTCGCGGCGCGCGGCGGCCGCATCGTGCTGATGACGGATGCGCATGGCGCGCGCGAAGCAACGGTCGAATCGCTCGAAACCATCGTCCTGCCCGATATGCCGGCCACGGTGACACCACTCGTCTATGCCGTTCCCGTGCAGCTTCTTGCCTATCACACAGCAGTCATTATGGGCACCGACGTCGATCAGCCGCGGAACCTTGCCAAATCCGTCACGGTCGAATGA
- a CDS encoding DUF502 domain-containing protein gives MAQNTPKLPDDLITNPDAPRGVMARLRNYFLTGLIVAGPIAITFYLTWWFITWVDNMVRPFVPAAYRPETYLPWGIPGSGLIVAVFALTLLGFLTANLIGRQLVALGETILGHMPVVRAIYRGLKQVFETIFSSNGSGLRKVGLVEFPQPGMWSVVLISHAPNEQMSSSLPGEEEHVAVFLPCAPNPTTGFFFYVPKSRVIEIDISAEDAATLIMSAGVVQPGGDANRRAAALGEVMKAANAANATPASSPAKVE, from the coding sequence ATGGCACAGAATACACCGAAGCTTCCGGACGATCTGATTACCAATCCGGATGCCCCGCGCGGAGTGATGGCGCGGCTGCGTAACTATTTTCTGACGGGTTTGATCGTCGCTGGTCCGATCGCGATCACCTTCTATCTGACGTGGTGGTTCATCACCTGGGTGGACAACATGGTCCGCCCGTTCGTGCCGGCCGCGTATCGCCCCGAGACCTATCTGCCGTGGGGCATTCCGGGTTCGGGCCTGATCGTCGCGGTGTTCGCGCTCACCTTGCTTGGTTTTCTCACGGCAAACCTGATCGGCCGCCAACTCGTTGCGCTCGGCGAAACCATTCTCGGCCACATGCCGGTGGTGCGCGCGATCTATCGCGGCCTCAAGCAGGTGTTCGAGACGATCTTTTCCAGCAACGGCTCGGGCCTGCGTAAAGTGGGCCTCGTCGAGTTTCCGCAGCCCGGCATGTGGTCTGTGGTGCTGATCTCGCACGCACCGAACGAGCAGATGTCGTCAAGCCTGCCGGGTGAAGAGGAGCACGTCGCGGTGTTCCTGCCATGCGCACCGAACCCGACAACCGGCTTCTTCTTCTATGTGCCGAAGAGCCGGGTGATCGAGATCGACATCAGCGCCGAGGATGCGGCGACGCTCATCATGTCGGCGGGTGTGGTGCAGCCGGGTGGCGATGCCAACCGGAGGGCGGCTGCGCTCGGTGAGGTGATGAAGGCGGCAAACGCTGCGAATGCGACACCTGCTTCAAGCCCGGCGAAGGTCGAGTAG
- the recG gene encoding ATP-dependent DNA helicase RecG, which yields MRPPILNPLFAPITSLPGVGPKQDKLFRYLLDRSETPRIVDLLLHLPSNVIDRRAQPKIRDATPGTVVTLKVTVDRHRPAPPGRSRAPYTIYASDETGTVMLTYFRPQGGYLDKLLPVGEVRYVSGTAQMFDGMLQMVHPERVVDEEGFAKLSGIDPVYPLTEGLAIGSMRRAMAQALTKLPQLPEWIGPEVVRRCSFPGFATALHHLHQPDEITDILPSGPFWSRLAYDELLANQLALALVRAQLRRPAGTRHAGDGHLRRKIIDALPYALTSSQQEAVRAIAEDLGKPLRMLRLLQGDVGSGKTVVALLAAAAVAEEGRQSALMAPTEILARQHIATIAPLAERAGLRVAILTGRDKGKDRRDILEQLANGEIDLLVGTHALIQDEVIFKSLALAIVDEQHRFGVRERLLLTDKGEAVDMLVLSATPIPRTLVMTYFGDMDISELREKPAGRQPIDTRVVPVSRLGEIIEALGRALKAGKRVYWICPLVEESDNGLGTDMGLIDATQRFESLQKTFGDVVGLVHGKMKPKEKDAAMARFAAGETQLLVATTVVEVGVDVPEATIMVIENAERFGLSQLHQLRGRVGRGREASTCILLYREPAGETATARLRVIRETTDGFRIAEEDLRLRGEGDVLGTRQSGLPGFRIARPEIHGSLVAQARDEALRILQDDPKLAGERSEALRCLLYLFERDEAIPLIGAG from the coding sequence ATGCGCCCTCCGATCCTCAATCCTCTGTTTGCGCCGATCACAAGCCTTCCGGGGGTCGGGCCGAAGCAGGACAAGCTGTTCCGCTATCTGCTCGACCGCAGCGAGACGCCGCGCATCGTCGATCTGTTGTTGCACCTGCCCTCGAACGTGATCGACCGCCGCGCGCAACCGAAAATCCGCGACGCCACTCCCGGTACGGTAGTCACGCTGAAAGTGACAGTGGATCGCCATCGCCCGGCTCCGCCCGGCCGCTCGCGTGCGCCCTATACGATCTATGCGAGCGACGAGACCGGCACGGTGATGCTGACCTATTTCCGTCCGCAGGGCGGCTATCTCGACAAGCTGCTGCCGGTCGGCGAGGTGCGCTACGTCTCCGGCACCGCGCAGATGTTCGACGGCATGCTGCAGATGGTGCATCCCGAGCGCGTGGTCGATGAAGAAGGCTTTGCAAAGCTCTCCGGCATCGATCCGGTCTATCCGCTCACTGAGGGGCTTGCGATCGGCTCGATGCGGCGGGCGATGGCACAGGCGCTGACGAAGCTGCCGCAACTGCCGGAATGGATCGGCCCGGAGGTGGTACGCCGCTGCAGCTTCCCCGGTTTTGCGACAGCGCTTCACCACCTGCACCAGCCCGACGAGATCACCGACATTCTTCCGTCCGGGCCATTCTGGTCGCGGTTGGCTTATGACGAGCTGCTCGCCAATCAACTTGCGCTGGCGTTGGTGCGCGCGCAACTGCGTCGCCCCGCTGGCACGCGCCACGCGGGCGACGGGCATTTGCGGCGAAAGATCATCGATGCTCTTCCTTACGCGCTTACATCCTCACAACAGGAGGCGGTGCGCGCTATCGCCGAAGACCTCGGCAAGCCGCTTCGCATGTTGCGGCTCCTGCAAGGCGATGTCGGCTCCGGCAAGACGGTGGTGGCGTTACTTGCCGCCGCGGCCGTCGCCGAAGAAGGCCGCCAGTCCGCGCTGATGGCACCAACGGAAATTCTTGCGCGCCAGCATATCGCGACCATCGCGCCGCTTGCGGAGCGCGCGGGCCTTCGCGTCGCGATCCTCACCGGCCGTGACAAGGGCAAGGATCGCCGCGACATTCTCGAACAGTTGGCAAACGGAGAGATCGACCTGCTCGTTGGCACGCATGCGTTGATCCAGGATGAAGTGATTTTCAAATCGCTCGCGCTTGCGATTGTCGACGAGCAGCATCGCTTTGGCGTGCGCGAACGCCTGCTGTTGACCGATAAGGGCGAGGCCGTTGACATGCTGGTTCTGAGCGCGACGCCGATCCCGCGCACGCTGGTCATGACCTATTTCGGCGACATGGATATCTCGGAACTGCGCGAGAAACCCGCCGGGCGGCAACCGATCGATACTCGCGTCGTGCCAGTGAGCCGCCTCGGCGAGATCATCGAGGCCCTCGGGCGCGCGCTGAAGGCAGGCAAGCGCGTCTACTGGATCTGCCCGCTGGTCGAGGAATCCGATAACGGGCTCGGCACAGATATGGGCCTTATCGATGCCACCCAGCGCTTCGAGAGTCTTCAGAAGACATTTGGCGATGTCGTCGGCCTCGTCCACGGCAAGATGAAGCCGAAGGAGAAGGACGCAGCGATGGCGCGCTTCGCCGCCGGCGAGACGCAGCTTTTGGTCGCCACCACGGTCGTCGAAGTCGGTGTCGATGTGCCGGAAGCAACGATCATGGTGATCGAGAACGCCGAGCGTTTCGGCCTGTCGCAACTTCATCAGTTACGCGGACGTGTCGGGCGTGGGCGCGAAGCATCGACCTGCATCCTGCTTTACCGCGAGCCGGCCGGCGAAACCGCAACAGCGCGGCTGCGCGTCATTCGCGAAACGACCGATGGTTTTCGCATCGCGGAGGAGGATCTGCGCCTGCGCGGCGAAGGCGACGTGCTCGGCACTCGCCAGAGCGGTCTGCCCGGATTCCGCATCGCGCGGCCGGAGATTCACGGCAGCCTGGTCGCGCAAGCCCGAGACGAGGCGCTGCGGATTTTGCAGGACGATCCAAAGCTTGCCGGAGAACGTAGCGAGGCGCTGCGCTGCCTGCTCTATCTGTTCGAACGCGATGAAGCGATCCCGTTGATCGGCGCGGGATAA
- a CDS encoding succinate dehydrogenase assembly factor 2 → MSASTRSSHGLDDRRKRLLFRCWHRGTKEMDFILGRFADAHIADLSEDEVVDLERLIELADPDLYNAFNDKIVLDPVYADGIFRRIKAFTGSGTPA, encoded by the coding sequence ATGTCCGCTTCCACGCGCTCCAGCCATGGTCTCGACGATCGGCGCAAGCGGCTGTTGTTCCGCTGCTGGCACCGGGGCACCAAGGAGATGGATTTCATCCTCGGCCGATTCGCGGATGCGCATATCGCGGATTTGAGTGAAGACGAGGTCGTGGATCTGGAGCGCTTGATCGAGTTGGCCGATCCGGACCTCTACAACGCCTTCAACGACAAGATCGTACTTGATCCTGTCTACGCCGACGGAATTTTCCGGCGCATCAAGGCCTTCACCGGTAGCGGAACGCCGGCATGA
- the mfd gene encoding transcription-repair coupling factor, which produces MKSPVQSPAALLTPGRAITLANTAEGAEGLIVADLARAVAARKEAPPVSLAVLCRHTARMAQLTRALEFFAPDVAVMQFPAWDCQPYDRVSPHGGILAQRLTTLARLSRLRGGDKPLVVLTSVNAIVQRVPSRDAMAAQALSVAPGHRVPMDSITAWLEHNGYSRTSTVREPGEYAVRGGILDLFPAGLDQPVRFDFFGDTLESIRTFDAETQRTLLDMRALDLVPVSEFQLTTETIRRFRMGYVAQFGAPDRDDQLYEAVSEGRRHPGMEHWQPLFTERMDTLFDYLGGTPFAIEAQAEDAVRERFSQINDYYEARREAMEQPGGGAIYKPLPPDKLYLSENEWSERLTTQPLARMTPFAMPEGEGVIDVGAKAGRDFAPERADTSVNVFAAVVSHVNQLHAARKKVVVALWSEGSRERMASMLKDHKLVPLTNVNTWRMVQATPRNETMLAVLGLDSGFETDGVALITEQDILGDRLVRARKASRKVENFISEVTSLATGDLVVHVEHGIGRYIGLQTLEVSGAPHDCLELHYANNAKLYLPVENIELLSRYGAEGAGVELDRLGGGGWQARKAKLKNRIREIAGDLIKIAAERQLHEAPKFPLHQGLYDEFCARFPHDETEDQLTAINASLDDLNAGKPMDRLICGDVGFGKTEVALRAAFAVAMEGRQVAVVVPTTLLARQHAKNFTDRFRGFPVKIAQASRLVSAKELRETKKGLAEGNIDIVVGTHALLGKTIKFKNLGLIIVDEEQHFGVSHKERLKQLRAEVHVLTLSATPIPRTLQLALTGVRDLSIIASPPVDRLAVRTFVAPFDPLMIREALLRERYRGGQAFYVCPRIEDLAEAKDFLDKNVPEMKVAVAHGQMAPGVIEDIMSAFYDGKFDILLSTTIVESGLDIPNANTLIVHRADMFGLAQLYQLRGRVGRSKLRAYALFTLPAQRKITAQAERRLKVLQSLENLGAGFQLASHDLDIRGAGNLLGEEQSGHIKEVGFELYQQMLEEEILNLKAGVSAPAEDRWSPQIMLGMPVLIPEDYVSDLAVRLSLYRRLADFETDEEIADFGAEMRDRFGPLPDEVRFLFKLASIKNYCRRANIEKLDAGPKGASISFRDNKFAEPERLVYFIRQYGQAAKVRPDMKVVFLQDWDTPEARMEGVTDILHQLADLAEGRKAA; this is translated from the coding sequence ATGAAGTCGCCCGTCCAATCGCCGGCCGCGCTGCTGACGCCCGGCCGCGCCATCACGCTCGCCAACACCGCGGAAGGTGCGGAGGGGCTGATCGTCGCTGATCTCGCCCGTGCGGTTGCCGCGCGGAAGGAAGCGCCGCCCGTCAGTCTTGCGGTGCTGTGCCGCCATACCGCGCGGATGGCGCAGCTGACCCGTGCGCTCGAATTCTTCGCGCCCGATGTGGCGGTGATGCAGTTTCCCGCGTGGGACTGCCAACCTTATGACCGCGTCTCGCCGCATGGCGGGATTCTCGCGCAGCGGCTGACCACGCTCGCACGTCTTTCTCGCCTTAGAGGCGGGGACAAGCCGCTCGTGGTGCTGACCAGCGTCAACGCCATCGTGCAGCGCGTGCCCTCGCGCGACGCCATGGCGGCGCAGGCACTCTCGGTTGCACCCGGACACCGCGTGCCGATGGACTCCATTACGGCCTGGCTCGAGCACAATGGCTACAGCCGCACCTCGACGGTGCGTGAGCCGGGCGAGTATGCCGTGCGTGGCGGCATTCTGGACCTTTTTCCGGCGGGCCTCGACCAGCCGGTGCGGTTTGATTTCTTCGGCGACACGCTGGAGTCGATCCGCACCTTCGATGCCGAGACGCAGCGCACGCTGCTCGACATGCGTGCGCTCGATCTTGTGCCGGTGTCGGAATTCCAGTTGACGACCGAAACCATCCGCCGCTTCCGGATGGGTTACGTTGCGCAGTTCGGGGCACCGGACCGCGACGATCAGCTTTACGAAGCGGTCAGCGAAGGCCGCCGCCATCCCGGCATGGAGCATTGGCAGCCGCTGTTCACCGAGCGGATGGATACGCTGTTCGACTATCTCGGGGGCACGCCGTTTGCAATCGAGGCGCAGGCTGAAGATGCCGTGCGCGAACGCTTCTCCCAGATCAATGACTATTACGAAGCCCGGCGCGAGGCGATGGAGCAACCCGGTGGCGGCGCGATCTACAAGCCTCTGCCGCCCGACAAGCTCTATCTGTCCGAGAACGAATGGAGCGAGCGGCTCACCACGCAACCGCTTGCGCGCATGACGCCGTTCGCGATGCCGGAAGGTGAGGGCGTTATCGACGTCGGAGCAAAGGCCGGTCGCGATTTTGCTCCCGAGCGCGCCGACACGTCTGTCAATGTGTTTGCGGCCGTGGTTTCCCACGTCAATCAGTTGCACGCTGCGCGCAAGAAGGTCGTGGTGGCGCTGTGGAGCGAAGGCTCGCGCGAGCGCATGGCGAGCATGCTGAAGGACCACAAGCTGGTCCCGCTCACCAACGTCAATACCTGGCGGATGGTGCAGGCGACGCCCCGCAACGAAACGATGCTCGCGGTGCTCGGCCTCGACTCCGGATTTGAGACCGACGGCGTCGCGCTCATCACCGAGCAGGACATTCTCGGCGACCGCTTGGTCCGTGCGCGCAAGGCGAGCCGCAAGGTCGAGAACTTCATTTCCGAGGTCACGTCGCTTGCGACCGGCGATCTCGTTGTCCACGTCGAGCACGGCATCGGCCGTTACATCGGCCTGCAGACGCTTGAAGTCTCCGGAGCGCCGCACGATTGCCTCGAACTGCACTACGCCAACAACGCGAAGCTTTATCTGCCGGTCGAGAACATCGAGCTGTTGTCGCGCTACGGCGCGGAAGGTGCCGGCGTCGAACTCGACAGGCTCGGTGGCGGCGGTTGGCAGGCACGCAAGGCGAAGCTCAAGAACCGCATTCGTGAGATTGCGGGCGACCTCATCAAAATCGCGGCCGAACGGCAATTGCACGAGGCGCCGAAATTTCCGCTGCATCAGGGACTTTACGACGAATTCTGCGCACGCTTCCCGCATGACGAGACGGAGGACCAGCTCACCGCGATCAATGCTTCGCTCGATGATCTCAATGCCGGCAAGCCGATGGATCGCCTGATCTGCGGCGACGTCGGTTTCGGCAAGACCGAAGTGGCGTTGCGCGCGGCTTTTGCTGTTGCGATGGAAGGTCGTCAGGTCGCCGTGGTGGTGCCGACGACGCTGCTTGCGCGCCAGCATGCGAAGAACTTCACCGACCGATTTCGAGGTTTCCCGGTCAAGATCGCGCAAGCCTCGCGCCTCGTCAGCGCCAAGGAGTTGCGCGAGACCAAGAAGGGGCTTGCAGAAGGAAATATCGACATCGTCGTCGGTACCCACGCGCTTCTCGGCAAAACCATCAAGTTCAAGAATCTTGGCCTCATCATCGTCGATGAGGAGCAGCATTTCGGCGTGTCGCATAAGGAGCGGCTGAAGCAGTTGCGCGCCGAGGTGCATGTGCTGACGCTGTCGGCAACGCCGATCCCGCGGACGCTGCAACTGGCACTGACCGGTGTGCGCGATCTTTCGATCATCGCTTCGCCACCGGTTGACCGTCTCGCGGTGCGCACCTTCGTTGCGCCATTCGATCCGCTGATGATCCGTGAGGCGCTGTTGCGCGAGCGTTATCGCGGTGGTCAGGCGTTCTATGTCTGTCCGCGTATCGAGGACCTCGCGGAAGCCAAGGACTTCCTCGACAAGAACGTGCCGGAAATGAAGGTCGCAGTCGCGCATGGTCAGATGGCGCCGGGTGTCATCGAGGACATCATGTCCGCGTTCTACGACGGCAAGTTCGACATTCTGCTCTCGACCACCATCGTAGAATCCGGCCTCGACATTCCGAACGCCAACACCCTGATTGTGCATCGTGCCGATATGTTCGGCCTCGCGCAGCTTTATCAGCTGCGGGGCCGTGTCGGGCGCTCGAAGCTGCGGGCCTATGCGCTGTTCACGCTGCCTGCGCAGCGCAAGATCACGGCGCAGGCGGAGCGGCGGTTGAAGGTGCTGCAGTCGCTGGAAAACCTTGGTGCCGGATTCCAGTTGGCTTCGCACGATCTCGACATTCGTGGGGCAGGCAATCTTCTCGGCGAAGAGCAGTCAGGTCACATCAAGGAAGTTGGCTTCGAGCTCTACCAGCAGATGCTGGAGGAGGAGATTCTCAATCTCAAGGCCGGCGTGTCCGCACCTGCGGAAGATCGCTGGTCGCCGCAGATCATGCTCGGCATGCCGGTGCTTATTCCCGAAGACTATGTGTCCGACCTTGCGGTGCGGCTGTCGCTCTATCGCCGTCTGGCGGATTTCGAAACCGACGAGGAGATCGCCGATTTCGGCGCGGAGATGCGCGATCGTTTTGGCCCGCTGCCGGACGAAGTGCGCTTCCTCTTCAAGCTTGCATCGATCAAGAACTACTGTCGTCGCGCCAACATCGAGAAACTCGATGCCGGACCGAAGGGAGCTTCGATCAGCTTCCGCGACAACAAGTTCGCCGAGCCCGAGCGGCTTGTCTATTTCATCCGGCAATATGGGCAGGCGGCAAAGGTGCGGCCCGACATGAAGGTGGTATTCCTGCAGGATTGGGATACGCCGGAGGCGCGCATGGAAGGTGTGACGGATATCCTGCATCAACTCGCCGACCTTGCGGAAGGCCGCAAGGCAGCGTGA
- a CDS encoding PRC-barrel domain-containing protein produces the protein MKKAVLLGLSAALIAAPAFAQSTTSPATTAPAPAATTGSAPSAVTFARVSNDEMFTSKLKGLNVYNQNNESVGEISDIAISKGDQVQALILSVGGFLGVGERYVAVSPSAVQVTYDQASKKWKATMNTTKEAMKSAPEFKYPDS, from the coding sequence ATGAAGAAAGCTGTATTGCTTGGTTTGTCCGCGGCCCTGATCGCTGCACCGGCCTTCGCCCAATCGACGACGAGCCCTGCGACGACCGCGCCCGCGCCTGCCGCAACCACGGGCAGCGCACCGTCTGCTGTGACGTTTGCGCGCGTCTCGAACGACGAGATGTTCACATCCAAGCTGAAAGGCTTGAACGTCTACAACCAGAACAATGAATCGGTCGGCGAGATCTCCGACATCGCCATCAGCAAGGGCGATCAGGTGCAGGCGCTAATCCTGTCGGTCGGCGGCTTCCTCGGCGTCGGTGAGCGTTACGTTGCGGTTTCGCCTTCTGCTGTGCAGGTCACCTACGACCAGGCCAGCAAGAAGTGGAAGGCCACGATGAACACCACCAAGGAAGCGATGAAGAGCGCGCCGGAATTCAAGTATCCGGACAGCTAA